One window from the genome of Synechococcus sp. PROS-7-1 encodes:
- the ppk1 gene encoding polyphosphate kinase 1 yields the protein MSDKVLAPDLYINRELSWIAFNERVLVQALDERTPLLEQAKFSAIFSNNLDEFFMVRVASLKAQVEAGIEKLSEDGRTPIEQLHAIRERLTPLLHKQQEHYRSRLKSQLLDHGAHLLDYEQLNERQRLWVDNYFQTAIFPVLTPLAVDPAHPFPFVSNLSLNVAALIHDPQSGQRQLARVKVPQKILPRFVTIPTDLAGGDCEPIHTAVPLEQVVAFNLGLLFPGMTIEGHYFFRVTRDADLELRDLEADDLMIAIEQGLRKRRMGGEVVRLEVADEMPQDVVEMLMEGMSVEEEDLYRVDGPLGLDDLFGLMGIPLPQLKDESHSGLTPAILGRAQRSMLEDGSLKEEEFESIFSVVRRRDVLLHHPYDLFSTSVEEFINQAADDPLVMGIKMTLYRTSKDSPIIAALIRAAENGKQVMALVELKARFDEDNNIQWAKHLERSGVHVVYGVLGLKTHTKIVLVVRKEKERLRSYVHIGTGNYNSKTSRLYTDLGLLSARPELGQDLVELFNYLTGFSKQQGFRKLLVAPVSLRKGMENLIRREIEHAQQGRGGHIRAKMNSLVDPGIIALLYEASQAGVKIELIIRGMCCLYPGRKGLSESISVVSIIGRFLEHSRIFWFGNGGSPEVYIGSADWMPRNLDRRVEAVTPVEEPTLREQLERLLQVYLDDNRGAFDMQSNGDFTQRHPEGTERNSQLQLIETWKKGVPAQNE from the coding sequence TCTCGTTCAGGCTTTGGACGAGCGGACACCGCTGCTGGAACAAGCCAAATTCAGCGCCATTTTCAGCAACAACCTCGATGAATTCTTCATGGTGAGGGTGGCCTCTCTGAAGGCCCAGGTTGAGGCCGGCATCGAAAAACTCAGCGAAGACGGACGCACACCGATCGAGCAGCTTCACGCGATCCGCGAGCGGCTCACCCCACTGCTGCACAAGCAACAGGAGCATTACCGCTCCCGCCTGAAGAGCCAACTTCTCGACCACGGCGCCCATCTACTGGATTACGAACAGCTCAACGAGCGCCAGCGCCTCTGGGTTGACAACTATTTCCAGACAGCGATCTTCCCGGTCCTCACCCCCTTGGCCGTTGATCCGGCTCATCCCTTCCCGTTCGTGAGCAATCTGAGCCTGAATGTTGCAGCTCTGATCCACGACCCCCAAAGCGGGCAACGCCAACTCGCCCGAGTGAAAGTCCCTCAAAAGATCCTGCCCCGCTTCGTCACCATTCCCACCGATCTCGCCGGCGGTGACTGTGAACCGATTCACACCGCCGTACCTCTGGAGCAGGTGGTGGCGTTCAACCTGGGCTTGCTCTTCCCTGGCATGACCATTGAAGGTCACTATTTCTTCCGAGTCACCCGCGATGCGGACCTGGAATTGAGGGATCTCGAGGCCGATGACCTCATGATCGCCATCGAGCAGGGCTTGCGCAAACGCCGGATGGGCGGCGAAGTCGTGCGTCTGGAGGTTGCCGATGAAATGCCCCAAGACGTGGTCGAGATGCTGATGGAGGGAATGTCCGTTGAGGAGGAAGACCTTTACAGGGTTGATGGTCCTCTCGGGCTGGACGACCTCTTCGGCCTGATGGGAATTCCCCTGCCGCAACTCAAGGATGAGAGCCATTCAGGACTGACTCCCGCCATCCTCGGGCGTGCGCAGCGGAGCATGTTGGAGGACGGGTCCCTGAAAGAAGAAGAGTTCGAAAGCATCTTCTCGGTGGTGCGGCGCCGCGACGTTTTGCTTCACCATCCCTACGACCTCTTCTCCACATCCGTAGAGGAATTCATCAACCAGGCGGCTGATGACCCCCTGGTGATGGGCATCAAGATGACCCTCTACCGCACCTCCAAGGATTCACCGATCATCGCCGCGTTGATTCGCGCCGCTGAGAATGGAAAGCAGGTGATGGCCCTGGTGGAACTGAAGGCCCGCTTCGATGAAGACAACAACATTCAATGGGCCAAGCACCTGGAACGGTCCGGCGTGCATGTTGTCTATGGCGTTCTTGGTCTAAAGACCCACACCAAAATCGTTCTGGTAGTCCGTAAGGAGAAAGAGCGCCTGCGGAGTTACGTGCATATCGGAACTGGAAATTACAACTCCAAAACCTCACGGCTGTACACCGACCTCGGACTTCTTTCAGCACGACCGGAACTGGGCCAAGACCTCGTGGAGCTGTTCAATTACCTCACGGGTTTCTCCAAACAGCAGGGGTTCCGCAAGCTTCTGGTGGCACCCGTTTCCCTGCGCAAGGGAATGGAAAATCTGATCCGCAGAGAGATCGAGCATGCCCAGCAGGGCCGGGGAGGCCACATCCGGGCCAAGATGAATTCCCTTGTGGACCCTGGAATCATTGCCCTGCTGTATGAAGCCTCTCAAGCCGGAGTCAAAATCGAATTGATCATCCGTGGAATGTGCTGCCTCTACCCAGGCCGCAAAGGGCTCAGTGAATCCATCAGCGTGGTCAGCATTATTGGGCGTTTCCTTGAACACTCACGCATTTTCTGGTTCGGGAATGGTGGCAGCCCTGAGGTTTACATCGGCAGTGCTGACTGGATGCCCCGCAACCTTGATCGACGCGTCGAAGCAGTCACTCCAGTGGAAGAGCCGACGCTACGCGAACAACTCGAACGACTTCTGCAGGTTTACCTCGACGACAACCGCGGCGCCTTTGATATGCAGAGCAACGGCGATTTCACGCAGCGTCATCCCGAAGGTACAGAGCGGAATTCTCAACTTCAACTCATTGAAACCTGGAAAAAAGGCGTTCCCGCTCAGAATGAGTGA
- a CDS encoding RpoD/SigA family RNA polymerase sigma factor, whose translation MGIPLESEVETSMVSSKEPVLPATSQRNSGSRSRTTSNRSSRQTGRLSTDSIGYYLSSIGRVPLLTAAEEIELAHHVQAMKELLDVPDDERTPRQRHRIRMGKRARDRMMAANLRLVVSVAKKYQNQGLELLDLVQEGAIGLERAVDKFDPAMGYKFSTYAYWWIRQGMTRAIDNSARTIRLPIHISEKLSKMRRITRELSHRFGRQPNRLELANAMGIEPRDLEELISQSAPCASLDAHARGEEDRSTLGELIPDPNGDEPMEGMDRSIQKEHLGGWLAQLNEREQKILRLRFGLDGAEPLTLAEIGRQINVSRERVRQLEAKAILKLRTMTDQQQAA comes from the coding sequence ATGGGGATCCCTCTGGAGTCTGAGGTCGAGACCTCCATGGTCTCTTCCAAAGAACCTGTTTTGCCGGCGACTAGCCAGCGCAATTCAGGGTCACGTTCACGCACAACGTCGAATCGCTCGAGTCGTCAAACAGGCCGTCTCTCGACCGATTCCATTGGTTATTACCTCAGCAGCATTGGCCGCGTGCCCCTGCTGACTGCAGCAGAGGAGATCGAGCTTGCGCATCACGTGCAGGCCATGAAGGAACTGTTGGATGTTCCGGATGATGAACGCACTCCTCGGCAGCGTCATCGCATCCGCATGGGCAAACGGGCCAGAGATCGGATGATGGCGGCCAACCTTCGCCTTGTGGTGAGCGTTGCCAAGAAGTATCAGAACCAAGGTTTGGAATTGCTGGATCTCGTCCAGGAAGGAGCCATCGGCCTGGAGAGAGCGGTCGACAAATTCGACCCCGCCATGGGCTACAAATTCTCGACCTATGCCTACTGGTGGATCCGTCAGGGAATGACCCGGGCCATCGACAACAGTGCACGGACGATTCGTCTGCCGATTCACATCAGCGAAAAGCTCTCAAAGATGCGACGCATCACCAGGGAGCTATCCCATCGCTTCGGTCGTCAACCCAATCGCCTCGAGCTCGCCAACGCGATGGGGATCGAACCACGCGATCTCGAAGAACTGATCTCTCAAAGTGCACCCTGCGCATCTCTCGACGCCCACGCCAGAGGTGAAGAAGATCGCAGCACGCTCGGAGAATTGATTCCAGACCCCAACGGTGATGAGCCGATGGAAGGCATGGATCGAAGTATTCAAAAAGAACACCTCGGAGGTTGGCTGGCCCAACTCAATGAGCGGGAACAGAAAATCCTTCGCCTGCGCTTTGGACTGGATGGAGCAGAACCACTCACCCTGGCCGAAATTGGTCGTCAGATCAATGTCTCTCGGGAACGCGTTAGGCAACTGGAAGCCAAAGCAATCCTCAAGTTGCGCACCATGACCGACCAGCAACAGGCCGCCTGA
- a CDS encoding diacylglycerol/polyprenol kinase family protein, which produces MVPSLLVIGAWMALVLSTAVLCRRVLPEQKELSRKIVHIGTGPVVPLAWWLQLPAWVAVPAALSVTIITAINHRWRLLPAVEDIDRHSYGTVAYGLAITLLLILFWPEQAIAACAGVMVMALGDGFAGLVGRGLHSPTWSLWQQRKSVAGTLTMALVTAAVLTMLVLISQSAFQPIRVLIVCALAVGLEQLSRWGIDNLSVPIAVGLSWSWMVS; this is translated from the coding sequence TTGGTGCCGTCGCTGCTGGTGATTGGGGCCTGGATGGCTCTGGTTCTCTCAACAGCGGTGCTTTGCCGACGCGTCTTGCCGGAGCAAAAGGAACTCAGCCGCAAAATCGTTCATATCGGTACCGGACCCGTCGTTCCCTTGGCTTGGTGGCTGCAACTTCCGGCCTGGGTGGCTGTTCCAGCCGCACTCTCAGTCACCATCATCACCGCAATCAACCATCGCTGGCGACTACTCCCAGCTGTTGAAGATATTGATCGACACAGCTACGGAACAGTGGCGTATGGACTGGCCATCACTCTTCTTCTCATCCTTTTCTGGCCTGAACAGGCCATCGCCGCCTGTGCTGGGGTGATGGTGATGGCCTTGGGTGATGGCTTTGCAGGCTTGGTTGGGCGAGGTCTCCACTCACCAACCTGGAGCCTATGGCAACAACGGAAATCTGTCGCTGGAACACTGACAATGGCCCTGGTCACGGCAGCGGTGCTGACCATGCTCGTGTTGATCAGTCAAAGCGCATTCCAGCCGATTCGCGTTTTGATCGTGTGTGCTCTGGCTGTTGGCCTTGAGCAACTGAGTCGATGGGGGATCGACAACCTCAGCGTGCCGATCGCTGTGGGCTTGAGCTGGTCTTGGATGGTCTCTTAG
- a CDS encoding 3-deoxy-7-phosphoheptulonate synthase — protein MTTTHDLHVVDTRPLVPPALLHGDLPIDARATETVATSRSRIQAILRGLDRRLLVIVGPCSVHDVDAAREYASRLAPLRERHASELEVVMRVYFEKPRTTVGWKGLINDPNLDGSYDINTGLRMARSLLLDLARDGMPCATELLDPVVPQYIADLISWTAIGARTTESQTHREMASGLSMPIGYKNSTDGSATIAINAMQAASKPHHFLGINREGHASIVSTTGNPDGHLVLRGGNRGTNYHLEAIQDAAEELKAAGLPDRLMVDCSHGNSNKDFRRQGEVLKAVAAQVEQGSAHVMGVMLESHLVEGNQKISADRSALTYGQSVTDACISLETTAELLEGLADSRKKVGTRAA, from the coding sequence ATGACCACCACACACGATCTCCATGTGGTGGATACCAGACCTCTGGTTCCTCCCGCCCTGCTGCATGGAGATCTGCCGATTGATGCCAGGGCAACGGAGACCGTGGCCACGTCTCGCAGTCGGATTCAAGCCATTCTCAGAGGCCTTGACCGGCGGCTACTGGTGATCGTTGGCCCCTGCTCTGTCCATGATGTGGATGCGGCGAGGGAGTACGCCAGCCGATTGGCTCCCCTGCGTGAACGTCATGCCTCTGAGCTTGAGGTTGTGATGCGTGTTTACTTCGAGAAGCCACGCACCACCGTGGGTTGGAAGGGCCTCATCAATGATCCAAATCTCGATGGTTCCTACGACATCAACACGGGGTTGCGCATGGCGCGGTCGTTACTGCTCGATTTGGCAAGGGATGGAATGCCCTGTGCCACAGAACTGCTCGATCCTGTGGTTCCTCAATACATCGCCGATCTGATCAGCTGGACGGCGATTGGCGCCCGCACCACCGAAAGCCAGACGCACCGTGAAATGGCTTCGGGCTTGTCGATGCCGATCGGCTACAAAAACAGCACCGATGGCAGCGCCACCATTGCCATCAACGCCATGCAGGCCGCATCGAAACCGCATCATTTTCTTGGAATCAATCGCGAGGGACATGCATCGATTGTGAGTACCACCGGTAATCCGGATGGTCATCTCGTGTTGCGGGGAGGCAACCGGGGTACGAATTACCACCTCGAGGCGATTCAGGACGCTGCTGAAGAATTGAAAGCAGCGGGACTGCCTGACCGGTTGATGGTGGATTGCAGCCATGGCAACTCGAATAAGGATTTCCGCCGTCAAGGTGAGGTGTTGAAAGCTGTGGCAGCTCAAGTGGAGCAGGGTTCAGCGCACGTGATGGGGGTGATGCTGGAAAGCCATCTTGTTGAGGGCAATCAAAAGATCAGTGCCGACCGATCAGCGCTGACCTACGGCCAAAGCGTCACGGACGCTTGCATCAGTCTGGAGACGACAGCCGAACTGCTGGAAGGTTTGGCTGATTCGCGGAAGAAAGTTGGCACTCGAGCTGCATGA